From a single Micromonospora carbonacea genomic region:
- a CDS encoding T3SS (YopN, CesT) and YbjN peptide-binding chaperone 1: MTVGHPSTPASDPPGGPPEHGGPSASGGPSEHQHESILLDEPTTADLRAKVTQAWREFARALAERLQELPAGTHVELTLDPTASGTGDAIYSISIDLADDGRLSAWAVGNATLPQGYRLDRAAVADMVALGWSPPGVVEGSGENFGLTGDTAEATRLAALLSRTLRDVYGAPHPAFLVYLVHDAEGGPVPVEPLGTARSEFGPDQDVEADLDEALAAAQGPRTDVLALAEQVRTVVSAMLKSDSDKLQVDSDGDINIRAGSAMVFVRVRDNPPLVDVFSPVLTEVEPTERLYVKLSELTNRMPIGRLYCADDTVWASIPVFGRDFQATHLMLAVQVMTGLADELDDRLHGEFGGKRFFGEGDKPGRRDQGEHRTGMYL, from the coding sequence ATGACGGTAGGCCACCCCTCGACGCCGGCCTCGGACCCGCCCGGCGGCCCCCCGGAGCACGGCGGTCCGTCGGCGTCCGGCGGCCCGTCGGAGCACCAGCACGAGTCGATCCTGCTGGACGAGCCGACCACGGCCGACCTGCGGGCGAAGGTGACCCAGGCATGGCGCGAGTTCGCCCGGGCCCTCGCCGAGCGGCTGCAAGAGCTGCCCGCCGGCACGCACGTCGAGCTGACCCTCGACCCCACCGCCTCCGGCACGGGCGACGCCATCTACTCCATCAGCATCGACCTCGCCGACGACGGCCGGCTCTCCGCGTGGGCCGTCGGCAACGCGACCCTCCCGCAGGGCTACCGGCTGGACCGGGCGGCCGTCGCCGACATGGTGGCGCTCGGCTGGTCGCCGCCCGGGGTGGTCGAGGGCTCCGGCGAGAACTTCGGCCTCACCGGCGACACCGCCGAGGCGACCCGGCTGGCCGCCCTGCTCTCCCGCACCCTGCGGGACGTCTACGGGGCACCGCACCCGGCGTTCCTGGTCTACCTGGTGCACGACGCCGAGGGCGGGCCCGTGCCGGTGGAGCCGCTGGGCACCGCGCGCAGCGAGTTCGGCCCGGACCAGGACGTCGAGGCGGACCTCGACGAGGCGCTGGCCGCCGCCCAGGGGCCGCGCACCGACGTGCTGGCCCTGGCCGAGCAGGTGCGGACCGTGGTCTCCGCCATGCTCAAGTCCGACTCCGACAAGTTGCAGGTCGACTCCGACGGCGACATCAACATCCGGGCCGGGTCGGCGATGGTCTTCGTCCGGGTCCGCGACAATCCACCGCTGGTCGACGTCTTCTCGCCGGTGCTCACGGAGGTCGAGCCCACCGAGCGGCTCTACGTGAAGCTGTCCGAGCTGACCAACCGGATGCCGATCGGGCGGCTCTACTGCGCCGACGACACGGTGTGGGCGTCCATCCCGGTGTTCGGCCGCGACTTCCAGGCCACCCACCTGATGCTGGCCGTGCAGGTGATGACCGGCCTCGCCGACGAGCTGGACGACCGGCTGCACGGCGAGTTCGGCGGGAAGCGGTTCTTCGGCGAGGGCGACAAGCCCGGCCGGCGGGACCAGGGCGAGCACCGCACCGGCATGTACCTCTGA
- a CDS encoding NTP transferase domain-containing protein, translating into MYRPAGSTSGASPVDCATCSHGPTWRYGDRVGDWAAVVLAGGAARRMGGVDKPGVPVGGRSMRDRVLDAVADADVRIVVGPAGPVPPGVRSTRERPPGGGPVAAAAAGVSLLPAGTTAVALLAADLPLLTRDAVHLLREHLADPAVDGVCLVDGDGRRQQLCGMWRVAPLRAALGRLAAARGGSLDGAAVRALLAGLTVRDVPWSGTGPPPWFDCDTDEDVRRAEEWTR; encoded by the coding sequence ATTTACAGGCCCGCCGGATCGACCTCCGGCGCTTCGCCTGTCGACTGCGCGACATGCTCCCACGGCCCCACCTGGCGGTACGGTGACCGCGTGGGGGACTGGGCGGCGGTCGTGCTGGCGGGCGGGGCCGCGCGCCGGATGGGCGGCGTGGACAAGCCCGGCGTGCCGGTGGGCGGCCGGTCGATGCGCGACCGGGTGCTCGACGCCGTCGCCGACGCCGACGTCCGGATCGTGGTGGGCCCGGCCGGACCGGTGCCGCCGGGCGTCCGGTCGACCCGGGAACGCCCCCCGGGCGGCGGGCCGGTGGCCGCCGCCGCTGCGGGCGTGTCCCTGCTGCCCGCCGGCACGACGGCCGTGGCGCTGCTCGCCGCCGATCTTCCCCTGCTCACCCGGGACGCGGTGCACCTGCTGCGCGAGCACCTCGCCGATCCGGCCGTGGACGGGGTGTGCCTCGTCGACGGCGACGGCCGGCGGCAGCAGCTCTGCGGGATGTGGCGGGTCGCGCCACTGCGGGCCGCGCTCGGTCGCCTCGCCGCCGCCCGGGGCGGCTCGCTCGACGGCGCGGCGGTGCGGGCCCTGCTCGCCGGGTTGACGGTGCGCGACGTGCCCTGGTCCGGGACGGGCCCGCCGCCCTGGTTCGACTGCGACACTGACGAGGACGTACGCCGGGCGGAGGAGTGGACACGATGA
- a CDS encoding DUF6457 domain-containing protein, with the protein MTVLEDWVTAACAELGLDPAEVPVAVVLDLARDVAHQVLRPGAPVSAYLLGLAVGRGADPAVAADRLGALAGGWPVELGDRPPA; encoded by the coding sequence ATGACGGTGCTGGAGGACTGGGTGACGGCGGCCTGCGCGGAGCTGGGCCTCGACCCCGCCGAGGTGCCGGTGGCGGTCGTGCTCGACCTGGCCCGGGACGTCGCGCACCAGGTGCTGCGGCCGGGGGCGCCGGTCTCCGCGTACCTGCTGGGGCTGGCCGTGGGGCGCGGGGCCGACCCGGCCGTGGCGGCCGACCGGCTCGGCGCGCTGGCCGGCGGTTGGCCGGTCGAGCTGGGCGACCGGCCCCCGGCCTGA
- a CDS encoding helix-turn-helix transcriptional regulator, whose translation MSAGDHHPELPVLVGRDSEHALLREALEQARAGCGGAIFLVGGDGLGKSRLTLEATHHGRQAGMAVLLGRAGSTGRAVALRPLTEALAPLSRTGPVLEHASLRPYRSALGRLIPVDLAAGAAGSPSPVLLAEAVLRLLSVTGAGRGCLLALEDLHDTDPATLAVVEYLADNLADQGTLLLATLRAEPGPAWDLAQALGRRYSGTVLRLGPLGRHAVRLLVASRLGLDAERIAEPVLDRLCRDSAGNPFLAAELLRAMLDSGNLVVQADGCRLVDGVRTEVPTTVRRSVTDQAERLGPAGRHLLTAAAVIGGRFPVSVLGLALKMGQDDLLGHLRAAVTAGLVTAEGGDHDWYAFHTTTTAVALLGQLTPTDQATLADQAVDAVNELHPGLPGEWCRFTARLTRLAGDVPGAVRLLALAGRRDLNAGRLGSAAATLDEAWRLATAGVDVALRADVLHELLCALLESGEAGRGLRLLDSLDDLCHPAVPPERLAAVHVLFARLALLAGRRADAAAQLESARTLLGPGASERQTAPVDAVAAHLGLDAPGRATRLATRAAAAAESAGLPGVACLGWQARGVLARRTGPEGAQPCFTRMRRIAERHHLPLWRTRAAVLLAEQRWLLTGDADGLARGAERARQLGAHALRHTVEVRLAWDLALRAEYAEAERLVGECAAEAQRLGLGESGPLLSLVRAVCAGHRGRRHELDAVLAGLPGDGGEAAALAYGMAGAVCALLEEDPVRARRELDRAAAYDAGCPAPYPLAGQHGLALLLAVLRGDADGVRCGDAGGTPAGRLHWNRQFALLARAVLLGRRGDREAAGATVAALRRAPAHPVALHLGLRLVAPCAHADRWGEPVDWLRGAEEYFRLAGVPAPARACRAQLRDLGVVVPHRRTGSRVPQPLRMIGVTEREYEVLQLMADWSDNRRIASELFISPRTVEKHVASLIAKTEQANRAALSRYAARVREQVRPD comes from the coding sequence ATGTCAGCAGGTGACCACCACCCGGAGCTGCCCGTGCTGGTCGGCCGGGACTCCGAGCATGCGCTGCTGCGCGAGGCGCTGGAGCAGGCCCGCGCGGGTTGCGGCGGAGCGATCTTCCTGGTCGGCGGCGACGGCCTGGGGAAGTCCCGGCTGACGTTGGAGGCGACGCACCACGGGCGGCAGGCCGGCATGGCGGTGCTGTTGGGCCGTGCCGGCTCGACCGGCCGGGCCGTGGCGCTGCGCCCCCTGACCGAGGCGCTCGCCCCCCTGTCCCGCACCGGGCCCGTCCTCGAACACGCGAGCCTGCGGCCCTACCGGTCCGCCCTCGGCCGGCTCATCCCCGTGGACCTGGCGGCGGGTGCGGCGGGTTCCCCGTCGCCCGTGCTGCTCGCCGAGGCGGTGCTGCGGCTGCTCTCGGTCACGGGGGCCGGGCGGGGCTGCCTGCTCGCCCTGGAGGATCTGCACGACACCGACCCGGCGACCCTGGCCGTGGTGGAGTACCTGGCCGACAACCTCGCCGACCAGGGCACGCTGCTGCTGGCCACCCTCCGCGCCGAGCCGGGGCCGGCGTGGGACCTGGCGCAGGCCCTGGGCCGACGGTACAGCGGCACGGTCCTGCGCCTCGGACCGCTGGGCCGGCACGCCGTACGCCTGCTGGTGGCGTCCCGGCTGGGCCTCGACGCCGAGCGGATAGCGGAGCCGGTCCTCGACCGGCTCTGCCGCGACAGCGCCGGCAACCCGTTCCTGGCTGCGGAACTGCTCCGCGCCATGCTGGACAGCGGCAACCTGGTGGTGCAGGCCGACGGGTGCCGGCTGGTCGACGGCGTACGCACCGAGGTGCCGACGACCGTGCGGCGCAGCGTCACCGACCAGGCCGAACGACTCGGCCCCGCCGGGCGGCACCTGCTCACCGCCGCGGCCGTGATCGGCGGGCGGTTCCCGGTCTCCGTGCTCGGCCTGGCGCTGAAGATGGGGCAGGACGACCTGCTCGGGCACCTGCGCGCGGCGGTCACTGCCGGCCTCGTCACCGCCGAGGGCGGCGACCACGACTGGTACGCGTTCCACACCACCACCACCGCTGTCGCCCTGCTCGGCCAGCTCACCCCCACCGACCAGGCCACTCTCGCGGATCAGGCGGTGGACGCGGTGAACGAGCTGCACCCGGGCCTGCCCGGGGAGTGGTGCCGGTTCACGGCCAGGCTCACCCGGCTGGCGGGCGACGTGCCGGGCGCCGTACGGCTGCTCGCCCTCGCCGGCCGTCGGGACCTCAACGCCGGGCGGCTCGGGTCGGCCGCCGCGACCCTCGACGAAGCGTGGCGGCTGGCGACGGCGGGCGTCGACGTCGCACTGCGCGCCGACGTGCTGCACGAGCTGCTGTGCGCGCTGCTGGAGAGCGGCGAGGCCGGGCGCGGGCTGCGGCTGCTCGACAGCCTCGACGACCTGTGCCACCCGGCGGTCCCGCCCGAGCGGCTGGCGGCCGTGCACGTCCTGTTCGCCAGGCTCGCCCTGCTCGCCGGGCGGCGCGCCGACGCCGCCGCGCAGCTCGAATCCGCCCGGACGCTGCTCGGTCCCGGTGCGTCCGAGCGGCAGACCGCGCCGGTCGACGCCGTCGCCGCACACCTGGGCCTGGACGCCCCGGGGCGGGCCACCCGGCTCGCCACGCGCGCCGCCGCGGCGGCGGAGAGCGCCGGGCTGCCCGGCGTCGCCTGCCTCGGCTGGCAGGCGCGGGGCGTGCTGGCCCGCCGGACCGGGCCGGAGGGGGCCCAGCCCTGCTTCACCCGGATGCGCCGGATCGCCGAGCGGCACCACCTGCCGCTGTGGCGCACCCGGGCCGCCGTCCTGCTCGCCGAGCAGCGGTGGCTGCTGACCGGGGACGCCGACGGGCTGGCCCGCGGCGCGGAACGGGCCCGGCAGCTCGGTGCCCACGCGCTGCGCCACACGGTCGAGGTCCGGCTCGCCTGGGACCTCGCCCTGCGGGCCGAGTACGCCGAGGCCGAGCGGCTCGTCGGGGAGTGCGCGGCCGAGGCGCAGCGGCTCGGGCTGGGCGAGTCCGGGCCGCTGCTGTCGCTCGTCCGGGCCGTCTGCGCGGGGCACCGCGGGCGACGGCACGAGCTGGACGCGGTGCTGGCGGGCCTGCCGGGCGACGGCGGGGAGGCGGCGGCCCTCGCGTACGGCATGGCCGGGGCGGTGTGCGCGCTGCTGGAGGAGGACCCGGTGCGGGCGCGCCGGGAGCTGGACCGGGCGGCGGCGTACGACGCCGGCTGTCCCGCGCCCTATCCGCTCGCCGGCCAGCACGGGCTGGCCCTGCTGCTGGCCGTGCTGCGCGGCGACGCCGACGGGGTGCGCTGCGGCGACGCCGGTGGCACGCCCGCCGGGCGGCTGCACTGGAACCGGCAGTTCGCCCTGCTGGCGAGGGCGGTGCTGCTGGGTCGGCGGGGCGACCGGGAGGCCGCCGGCGCGACGGTGGCGGCCCTCCGCCGGGCCCCTGCCCACCCGGTCGCGCTCCACCTCGGGCTGCGGCTCGTCGCACCCTGTGCGCACGCCGACCGGTGGGGTGAGCCGGTCGACTGGCTGCGCGGCGCGGAGGAGTACTTCCGGCTGGCGGGGGTGCCGGCGCCGGCCCGCGCCTGCCGGGCCCAGCTACGCGACCTCGGGGTGGTGGTGCCGCACCGGCGCACCGGGAGCCGGGTCCCGCAGCCGCTGCGGATGATCGGCGTGACCGAGCGGGAGTACGAGGTGCTCCAGCTGATGGCGGACTGGTCCGACAACCGGCGCATCGCCAGCGAGCTGTTCATCTCGCCGCGCACCGTGGAGAAGCACGTGGCGAGCCTGATCGCCAAGACCGAGCAGGCCAACCGGGCGGCGCTGAGCCGCTACGCCGCCCGGGTCCGCGAGCAGGTCAGGCCGGACTGA